In Topomyia yanbarensis strain Yona2022 chromosome 2, ASM3024719v1, whole genome shotgun sequence, one DNA window encodes the following:
- the LOC131684513 gene encoding uncharacterized protein LOC131684513, which yields MGLVEVPRCYRTLTTVRAKAEMHTFVDASENGFAAVVYLRFQERDAIECSLVGAKTRVAPLKFLSIPKSELQAALLGVRLADTILASLSIKISKRYFWTDSKDVLCWLRSDHRRYSQFVAFRVSEILESTDVNDWRWIPTKLNVADEGTKWTRVPDLSTASRWFRGPELLRQDGDAWPEIPNLGKPTTTELRPHLLLHAPTVDPVVNPQKCSKWVPLLRRVAFIFRYIGNLQRSSRRERCFAGPLTQEELTKAENYLYRQAQSENYADEIATLTESYFSKGEQKKIIRNNLLFRGAFLDENGVARVRGRTKACLFIDRDAAEPIILPRKHHITQLIIADTHERFNHQNHETIVNEVLQRYRIPRLKATYHAIRRNCQRCKNDRAKPQPPAMADLPQSRLAAFSRPFTYMGVDYFGPILVLVGRHSEKRWGVLATCLTTRAIHLQIAYTLTTDSCIMAIRNVMARRGVPAVIYSDRGTNFQSTSKLLKAAIQQLDHDRLASEFTSSRTQWAFNPPVSPHMGGAWERLIRSVKSNLAKLQPSRLPTDEVLQNALIEVENVVNSRPLTSIPIDDDESPVLTPNHFLLGSANGLRSWVPFDDSHVYRKNCWIQSQVMADRFWKQWVHDYLPTITRRTKWFTPSKPITVGDVVIIVDSKFERNCWPKGRVIATQQAPDGQVRRATVQTASGGIYERPAVSLAVLDVGVIANTLPDDPSRILGGVLTTPRQQLPLRYPH from the coding sequence ATGGGACTGGTGGAAGTTCCACGATGTTACCGGACATTGACAACGGTAAGGGCTAAAGCAGAGATGCACACGTTCGTGGATGCAAGCGAGAACGGCTTTGCAGCGGTCGTATATCTAAGATTCCAAGAACGGGATGCTATCGAATGCTCATTAGTAGGAGCAAAAACTAGAGTAGCACCCCTTAAATTCTTGTCCATCCCAAAGTCCGAACTTCAAGCAGCTCTACTCGGCGTTCGATTAGCGGATACAATACTGGCCTCTCTTTCTATCAAGATCAGCAAGCGATACTTTTGGACAGATTCCAAAGATGTATTATGCTGGTTGAGATCCGACCATCGCCGATATAGCCAGTTTGTAGCATTCCGCGTCAGTGAAATCTTGGAGTCGACCGACGTTAATGATTGGCGATGGATTCCGACGAAACTGAACGTCGCCGATGAAGGAACAAAGTGGACCCGAGTTCCCGATTTATCAACGGCCAGTCGTTGGTTTCGTGGTCCAGAATTGCTTCGACAAGACGGAGACGCCTGGCCCGAAATCCCTAATCTCGGAAAACCGACGACAACAGAGCTTCGTCCGCATCTACTTCTTCATGCACCAACGGTGGACCCGGTCGTTAATCCGCAAAAATGCTCCAAATGGGTTCCACTCCTACGTCGCGTAGCATTCATATTCAGATATATCGGTAACTTGCAGCGATCTTCGAGACGAGAACGATGTTTTGCTGGACCGCTGACACAGGAAGAACTGACTAAAGCGGAAAACTATTTGTACCGCCAAGCACAGTCAGAGAATTACGCCGATGAGATCGCAACGTTGACTGAGAGTTACTTCTCGAAAGGAGAGCAAAAAAAGATAATCAGAAATAACCTGCTCTTTCGCGGCGCCTTCCTGGACGAAAACGGTGTTGCTCGCGTCCGGGGTCGAACAAAGGCATGTTTATTCATTGATCGTGATGCTGCTGAACCCATTATTCTTCCTCGGAAACACCACATCACCCAACTGATCATCGCCGACACACACGAGCGCTTCAACCATCAAAACCACGAGACAATCGTCAACGAAGTCTTGCAGCGCTACCGTATTCCTCGGCTGAAAGCAACGTATCATGCAATCCGGAGAAACTGTCAACGATGCAAAAATGATCGAGCGAAACCACAACCTCCAGCGATGGCTGACCTTCCGCAGTCACGTTTGGCTGCATTTAGCCGCCCGTTTACCTACATGGGGGTGGATTATTTCGGTCCAATACTGGTCCTGGTAGGACGACATTCGGAAAAACGGTGGGGGGTTCTCGCCACCTGTCTAACTACTCGCGCCATTCACTTGCAGATAGCTTACACACTGACTACCGACTCTTGTATTATGGCAATTCGAAATGTCATGGCTAGGAGGGGTGTCCCAGCAGTCATCTACAGCGATCGGGGAACTAATTTCCAGTCTACAAGCAAGCTGCTCAAGGCAGCAATCCAGCAGCTCGATCACGACAGACTGGCAAGCGAGTTTACATCAAGCCGCACTCAGTGGGCTTTCAACCCACCGGTTTCACCACATATGGGAGGAGCATGGGAACGGTTGATACGTAGTGTGAAGTCTAACTTGGCTAAGCTTCAGCCCAGTAGGCTACCCACCGACGAAGTGCTGCAAAATGCCTTGATCGAAGTCGAGAACGTCGTGAACTCAAGACCACTGACTAGCATTCCCATAGATGACGATGAATCGCCCGTCCTAACACCTAACCATTTCTTACTAGGATCAGCAAACGGTTTGAGGTCGTGGGTTCCCTTCGACGACAGCCATGTGTACAGAAAGAACTGTTGGATCCAGTCACAGGTCATGGCAGACAGGTTCTGGAAGCAATGGGTCCACGACTATCTGCCTACGATCACACGAAGAACCAAGTGGTTCACTCCGTCGAAGCCTATTACGGTcggtgacgtcgtaataatcgtTGACTCAAAGTTCGAACGAAACTGCTGGCCTAAAGGTAGAGTTATTGCTACGCAACAGGCTCCCGACGGACAGGTACGGCGGGCCACCGTACAAACAGCATCTGGTGGAATCTACGAACGCCCTGCAGTATCGTTAGCGGTACTCGACGTTGGCGTTATAGCGAATACGCTTCCAGATGATCCTTCGCGCATTCTGGGGGGAGTGTTGACTACGCCCCGTCAACAACTACCGCTTCGTTACCCCCACTAA